One window from the genome of Oryctolagus cuniculus chromosome 1, mOryCun1.1, whole genome shotgun sequence encodes:
- the LOC138847553 gene encoding uncharacterized protein — protein MAARASAGPGWSQELHRGLPWGCRNLSVWASAGSWTGSGAAGTQSGAGTGRRRPRRRLSPLCHSAGRAAKHLKEAWGQAGPQPGPRGAAGAGAISAGGGRAAPPALPGDNRDRKGPSGTAHLGPQGSSFLFFLAPAAAKPRLPSAPTPTRVPLHPLLTAAAAARPPGLLSVPRSRAPPSLVHTLRELCGVAPRLCGLLRWPQGLSAPAPALCRPGVQTPPRLTPSDSSLFCHLPLDWRFSVLCRTPWGRLAPYRGRGYAGPCFSWRNSTVSSPVPPADGRRSALRLQALSSSHRSSELGAQ, from the coding sequence atggctgcaagagccagcgctgggccaggctggagccaggagctccatcggggGCTCCCCTGGGGGTGCAGGAATCTAAGTGtgtgggcatcagcagggagctggacgggaagtggagcagccgggactcaaagcggcGCTGGTACGGGAcgccggcgccccaggcggaggcttagcccgctgtgccacagcgccggccgggcAGCCAAGCACCTTAAGGAAGCCTGGGGGCAGGCAGGACCCCAGCCAGGGCCACGGGGagcagccggggcgggggcgatcagtgcaggaggaggcagggcggccccacctgccctgcctggtGACAACAGGGACAGGAAGGGGCCCAGCGGGACCGCCCACTTGGGGCCACAGGGCAGCTCTTTCCTGTTCTTCCTGgcgcctgcagcagccaagccCCGCCTTCCCTCTGCTCCCACTCCCACGCGCGTACCGCTGCACCCCCTCCTCACGGCCGCAGCCGCTGCCCGTCCACCTGGACTCCTGAGCGTCCCTCGGAGCCGGGCGCCCCCATCCCTCGTGCATACTTTGCGTGAGCTGTGCGGGGTCGCGCCCCGTCTCTGCGGTCTGCTGCGCTGGCCCCAGGGTCTCTCGGCCCCCGCACCAGCTCTTTGCCGTCCCGGGGTTCAGACACCCCCACGCCTCACGCCCAGCgactcctctctgttctgccacCTCCCTTTAGACTGGAGATTTTCCGTCCTGTGTAGGACTCCCTGGGGGCGTCTGGCACCTTACAGGGGGAGGGGCTACGCCGGTCCTTGCTTTTCATGGCGAAACTCCACCGTGTCTTCTCCCGTTCCCCCCGCCGATGGCCGGCGGTCGGCCCTGCGGCTGCAGGCTCTTTCCTCCTCCCATCGCTCATCGGAACTCGGAGCCCAGTAA
- the LOC138847548 gene encoding ficolin-1-like isoform X1, with translation MQLSGAAVLLALFLGVEDLASQAMDTCPEVKLVGLGGSDKLTVLRGCPGVPGAPGPKGEAGARGERGERGPPGPPGKAGPPGPRGAAGEKGPRGEQGQSWEPPQCSTGPRSCRQLLSQGHVLSGWHTIFLPDCRPLPVLCDMDTDGGGWTVFQRRVDGSVDFYRDWAAYKRGFGSQLGEFWLGNDHIHALTAEGTSELRVDLVDFEGNYYTAKYSSFKMASEAEKYKLVLGAFAGGSAGDSLTSHNDQPFSTKDQDNDQSSSNCAKQYQGAWWYKECHVSNLNGRYLGGSHDSFANGINWRSGKGYNYSYRVSEMKVRPA, from the exons ATGCAGCTGAGTGGAGCCGCCGTCCTGCTCGCCTTGTTCCTGGGCGTGGAGGACCTGGCCTCCCAGGCCATGGACACCTGTCCGG AGGTGAAGTTGGTGGGCCTGGGGGGCTCTGACAAGCTGACCGTTCTCCGAGGCTGCCCGGGAGTGCCAGGAGCGCCAGGGCCCAAGGGAGAGGCAGGCGCCCGTGGAGAGAGAG GAGAACGAGGCCCCCCTGGACCCCCGGGGAAGGCAGGACCGCCCGGCCCCAGAG gaGCCGCCGGGGAGAAGGGGCCGCGTGGAGAGCAAG GACAGTCCTGGGAGCCCCCGCAATGCAGCACAG ggcccCGGAGCTGCCGGCAGCTGCTCAGCCAGGGGCACGTCCTGAGCGGCTGGCACACCATCTTCCTGCCCGACTGCCGGCCCCTGCCCGTGCTATGCGACATGGACACGGATGGGGGCGGCTGGACC GTTTTCCAGCGCAGGGTGGACGGCTCTGTGGACTTCTACCGGGACTGGGCCGCCTACAAGCGGGGCTTTGGCAGTCAGCTGGGGGAGTTCTGGCTGGGGAATGACCACATCCACGCCCTGACCGCCGAGG gGACCAGCGAGCTCCGCGTGGACCTGGTGGACTTCGAGGGCAACTACTACACTGCCAAGTACAGCTCATTCAAGATGGCGAGCGAGGCCGAAAAGTACAAGCTGGTCCTGGGGGCCTTTGCTGGGGGCAGTGCTG GCGACTCGCTGACGTCCCACAATGACCAGCCCTTCTCCACCAAAGACCAGGACAATGACCAGAGTTCTTCCAACTGTGCCAAGCAGTACCAGGGGGCCTGGTGGTACAAGGAGTGCCACGTGTCCAACCTGAATGGCCGCTACCTCGGCGGCTCCCACGACAGCTTTGCCAACGGCATCAACTGGCGCTCGGGGAAGGGCTACAACTACAGCTACAGGGTGTCTGAGATGAAGGTGCGGCCCGCCTAG
- the LOC138847548 gene encoding ficolin-2-like isoform X2 has protein sequence MQLSGAAVLLALFLGVEDLASQAMDTCPEVKLVGLGGSDKLTVLRGCPGVPGAPGPKGEAGARGERGERGPPGPPGKAGPPGPRGAAGEKGPRGEQGPRSCRQLLSQGHVLSGWHTIFLPDCRPLPVLCDMDTDGGGWTVFQRRVDGSVDFYRDWAAYKRGFGSQLGEFWLGNDHIHALTAEGTSELRVDLVDFEGNYYTAKYSSFKMASEAEKYKLVLGAFAGGSAGDSLTSHNDQPFSTKDQDNDQSSSNCAKQYQGAWWYKECHVSNLNGRYLGGSHDSFANGINWRSGKGYNYSYRVSEMKVRPA, from the exons ATGCAGCTGAGTGGAGCCGCCGTCCTGCTCGCCTTGTTCCTGGGCGTGGAGGACCTGGCCTCCCAGGCCATGGACACCTGTCCGG AGGTGAAGTTGGTGGGCCTGGGGGGCTCTGACAAGCTGACCGTTCTCCGAGGCTGCCCGGGAGTGCCAGGAGCGCCAGGGCCCAAGGGAGAGGCAGGCGCCCGTGGAGAGAGAG GAGAACGAGGCCCCCCTGGACCCCCGGGGAAGGCAGGACCGCCCGGCCCCAGAG gaGCCGCCGGGGAGAAGGGGCCGCGTGGAGAGCAAG ggcccCGGAGCTGCCGGCAGCTGCTCAGCCAGGGGCACGTCCTGAGCGGCTGGCACACCATCTTCCTGCCCGACTGCCGGCCCCTGCCCGTGCTATGCGACATGGACACGGATGGGGGCGGCTGGACC GTTTTCCAGCGCAGGGTGGACGGCTCTGTGGACTTCTACCGGGACTGGGCCGCCTACAAGCGGGGCTTTGGCAGTCAGCTGGGGGAGTTCTGGCTGGGGAATGACCACATCCACGCCCTGACCGCCGAGG gGACCAGCGAGCTCCGCGTGGACCTGGTGGACTTCGAGGGCAACTACTACACTGCCAAGTACAGCTCATTCAAGATGGCGAGCGAGGCCGAAAAGTACAAGCTGGTCCTGGGGGCCTTTGCTGGGGGCAGTGCTG GCGACTCGCTGACGTCCCACAATGACCAGCCCTTCTCCACCAAAGACCAGGACAATGACCAGAGTTCTTCCAACTGTGCCAAGCAGTACCAGGGGGCCTGGTGGTACAAGGAGTGCCACGTGTCCAACCTGAATGGCCGCTACCTCGGCGGCTCCCACGACAGCTTTGCCAACGGCATCAACTGGCGCTCGGGGAAGGGCTACAACTACAGCTACAGGGTGTCTGAGATGAAGGTGCGGCCCGCCTAG
- the LOC138847548 gene encoding ficolin-2-like isoform X3, protein MQLSGAAVLLALFLGVEDLASQAMDTCPEVKLVGLGGSDKLTVLRGCPGVPGAPGPKGEAGARGERGERGPPGPPGKAGPPGPRGQSWEPPQCSTGPRSCRQLLSQGHVLSGWHTIFLPDCRPLPVLCDMDTDGGGWTVFQRRVDGSVDFYRDWAAYKRGFGSQLGEFWLGNDHIHALTAEGTSELRVDLVDFEGNYYTAKYSSFKMASEAEKYKLVLGAFAGGSAGDSLTSHNDQPFSTKDQDNDQSSSNCAKQYQGAWWYKECHVSNLNGRYLGGSHDSFANGINWRSGKGYNYSYRVSEMKVRPA, encoded by the exons ATGCAGCTGAGTGGAGCCGCCGTCCTGCTCGCCTTGTTCCTGGGCGTGGAGGACCTGGCCTCCCAGGCCATGGACACCTGTCCGG AGGTGAAGTTGGTGGGCCTGGGGGGCTCTGACAAGCTGACCGTTCTCCGAGGCTGCCCGGGAGTGCCAGGAGCGCCAGGGCCCAAGGGAGAGGCAGGCGCCCGTGGAGAGAGAG GAGAACGAGGCCCCCCTGGACCCCCGGGGAAGGCAGGACCGCCCGGCCCCAGAG GACAGTCCTGGGAGCCCCCGCAATGCAGCACAG ggcccCGGAGCTGCCGGCAGCTGCTCAGCCAGGGGCACGTCCTGAGCGGCTGGCACACCATCTTCCTGCCCGACTGCCGGCCCCTGCCCGTGCTATGCGACATGGACACGGATGGGGGCGGCTGGACC GTTTTCCAGCGCAGGGTGGACGGCTCTGTGGACTTCTACCGGGACTGGGCCGCCTACAAGCGGGGCTTTGGCAGTCAGCTGGGGGAGTTCTGGCTGGGGAATGACCACATCCACGCCCTGACCGCCGAGG gGACCAGCGAGCTCCGCGTGGACCTGGTGGACTTCGAGGGCAACTACTACACTGCCAAGTACAGCTCATTCAAGATGGCGAGCGAGGCCGAAAAGTACAAGCTGGTCCTGGGGGCCTTTGCTGGGGGCAGTGCTG GCGACTCGCTGACGTCCCACAATGACCAGCCCTTCTCCACCAAAGACCAGGACAATGACCAGAGTTCTTCCAACTGTGCCAAGCAGTACCAGGGGGCCTGGTGGTACAAGGAGTGCCACGTGTCCAACCTGAATGGCCGCTACCTCGGCGGCTCCCACGACAGCTTTGCCAACGGCATCAACTGGCGCTCGGGGAAGGGCTACAACTACAGCTACAGGGTGTCTGAGATGAAGGTGCGGCCCGCCTAG
- the LOC138846226 gene encoding ficolin-2-like produces the protein SASPTGAWHCGVRLGPGSRAPRCPQVFQRRVDGSVDFYRDWATYKQGFGSQLGEFWLGNDHIHALTAQGTSDLSVDLVDFEGNHHTARYGSLKTASEAETCALVLGPFAPGSSDGLLTPHSDRPSSATVQDSHRSSASCAQRYRGAWGNGACHVSNLDGCSLGGSHGSFANNVAGARERLQPQLWGSEMKVQPA, from the exons tctgcaTCGCCCACCGGGGCCTGGCACTGCGGCGTCCGCCTGGGCCCCGGCTCCCGAGCCCCCCGCTGCCCTCAGGTTTTCCAGCGCAGGGTGGACGGCTCCGTGGACTTCTACCGGGACTGGGCCACCTACAAGCAGGGCTTTGGCAGTCAGCTGGGGGAGTTCTGGCTGGGGAATGACCACATCCACGCCCTGACCGCCCAGG GGACCAGCGATCTGAGCGTGGACCTGGTGGACTTCGAGGGCAACCACCACACTGCCAGGTACGGCTCATTAAAGACAGCGAGCGAGGCCGAGACGTGTGCGCTGGTCCTGGGGCCTTT TGCCCCTGGGAGTT CAGACGGCTTGCTGACACCCCACAGCGACCGGCCCTCCTCCGCCACAGTCCAGGACTCCCACCGGAGCTCTGCCAGCTGTGCCCAGCGGTACCGGGGGGCCTGGGGGAACGGGGCGTGCCACGTGTCCAACCTGGACGGCTGCTCCCTCGGCGGCTCCCACGGCAGCTTTGCCAACAACGTAGCTGGCGCTCGGGAGAGGCTACAGCCACAGCTGTGGGGGTCGGAGATGAAGGTGCAGCCCGCCTAG
- the LOC138847548 gene encoding ficolin-2-like isoform X4 encodes MQLSGAAVLLALFLGVEDLASQAMDTCPEVKLVGLGGSDKLTVLRGCPGVPGAPGPKGEAGARGERGERGPPGPPGKAGPPGPRGPRSCRQLLSQGHVLSGWHTIFLPDCRPLPVLCDMDTDGGGWTVFQRRVDGSVDFYRDWAAYKRGFGSQLGEFWLGNDHIHALTAEGTSELRVDLVDFEGNYYTAKYSSFKMASEAEKYKLVLGAFAGGSAGDSLTSHNDQPFSTKDQDNDQSSSNCAKQYQGAWWYKECHVSNLNGRYLGGSHDSFANGINWRSGKGYNYSYRVSEMKVRPA; translated from the exons ATGCAGCTGAGTGGAGCCGCCGTCCTGCTCGCCTTGTTCCTGGGCGTGGAGGACCTGGCCTCCCAGGCCATGGACACCTGTCCGG AGGTGAAGTTGGTGGGCCTGGGGGGCTCTGACAAGCTGACCGTTCTCCGAGGCTGCCCGGGAGTGCCAGGAGCGCCAGGGCCCAAGGGAGAGGCAGGCGCCCGTGGAGAGAGAG GAGAACGAGGCCCCCCTGGACCCCCGGGGAAGGCAGGACCGCCCGGCCCCAGAG ggcccCGGAGCTGCCGGCAGCTGCTCAGCCAGGGGCACGTCCTGAGCGGCTGGCACACCATCTTCCTGCCCGACTGCCGGCCCCTGCCCGTGCTATGCGACATGGACACGGATGGGGGCGGCTGGACC GTTTTCCAGCGCAGGGTGGACGGCTCTGTGGACTTCTACCGGGACTGGGCCGCCTACAAGCGGGGCTTTGGCAGTCAGCTGGGGGAGTTCTGGCTGGGGAATGACCACATCCACGCCCTGACCGCCGAGG gGACCAGCGAGCTCCGCGTGGACCTGGTGGACTTCGAGGGCAACTACTACACTGCCAAGTACAGCTCATTCAAGATGGCGAGCGAGGCCGAAAAGTACAAGCTGGTCCTGGGGGCCTTTGCTGGGGGCAGTGCTG GCGACTCGCTGACGTCCCACAATGACCAGCCCTTCTCCACCAAAGACCAGGACAATGACCAGAGTTCTTCCAACTGTGCCAAGCAGTACCAGGGGGCCTGGTGGTACAAGGAGTGCCACGTGTCCAACCTGAATGGCCGCTACCTCGGCGGCTCCCACGACAGCTTTGCCAACGGCATCAACTGGCGCTCGGGGAAGGGCTACAACTACAGCTACAGGGTGTCTGAGATGAAGGTGCGGCCCGCCTAG